From Scophthalmus maximus strain ysfricsl-2021 chromosome 14, ASM2237912v1, whole genome shotgun sequence, one genomic window encodes:
- the LOC118282952 gene encoding trace amine-associated receptor 13c-like, whose product MMEIVEETELCFPQLLNSSCWKLKRSHTEAVLVYVLLSSIALLTTTLNLLVIISISYFKQLHTPTNLLLLSLAVADFLVGLLMSFQILLTDGCWFLSDHVCTLFGALEFIVSSGSVGTMVLISVDRYVAICDPLHYHIKITVRGVAICTCLCWAGSVLYNGLILKDNFKQPGRYNSCSGECVVLISYIAGVADLILTFIGPVAVIIVLYMRVFAVAVSQARAMRSHIIAITPQSAHSETLLAKKSELKAARILGVVVVVFLVCICPYFCSSLVDQNSLFSVTTVPIENWLFYFNSCLNPLIYAFCYPWFMKSVKLIVSCKILQPDSSEARIM is encoded by the exons aTGATGGAGATTGTGGAGGAAACCGAACTCTGCTTTCCACAACTCCTAAACTCCTCCTGCTGGAAGCTGAAGCGTTCTCACACTGAGGCGGTGCTCGTTTACGTCCTGCTGTCCTCCATCGCTTTGCTCACCACAACTCTAAACCTGCTGGTCATCATCTCCATTTCCTACTTCAA GCAGCTCCACACTCCCACcaacctcctgctcctctctctggctgtcGCCGACTTCCTTGTGGGCCTCCTCATGTCCTTTCAGATTCTCCTCACAGACGGTTGCTGGTTTCTCAGCGACCACGTGTGCACCCTGTTTGGCGCCTTAGAGTTCATTGTTTCCTCTGGGTCTGTAGGAACCATGGTGCTCATATCGGTTGACCGCTATGTAGCCATCTGTGACCCTCTGCATTACCACATCAAAATAACTGTGAGAGGAGTCGCCATCTGTACCTGCCTTTGTTGGGCGGGTTCTGTTCTGTACAACGGTCTCATTTTGAAGGATAACTTCAAACAGCCAGGCAGGTATAACTCCTGCTCTGGAGAGTGTGTGGTCCTCATTTCCTACATTGCAGGAGTTGCTGATCTTATTCTCACCTTTATTGGACCGGTCGCTGTCATCATAGTTCTGTACATGAGAGTGTTTGCGGTTGCTGTGTCTCAGGCTCGTGCCATGCGTTCTCACATTATAGCCATCACGCCCCAGAGCGCTCATTCAGAGACATTGCTCGCTAAGAAGTCGGAGCTGAAAGCAGCCAGGATTCTCGGCGTTGTCGTGGTCGTTTTCCTGGTGTGCATTTGCCCAtatttctgttcctctcttgtGGACCAGAACAGCTTGTTCAGTGTGACAACTGTGCCCATAGAGAACTGGCTGTTCTACTTTAACTCTTGTCTGAACCCGCTGATCTACGCTTTTTGTTACCCCTGGTTTATGAAATCGGTCAAGCTTATTGTTTCGTGTAAGATACTTCAGCCAGACTCCAGCGAGGCCAGGATAAtgtag
- the LOC118282600 gene encoding trace amine-associated receptor 13c-like, producing the protein MMEIVEETELCFPQLLNSSCRKPKRSYSEAVLVYVLLSSIALLTATLNLLVIVSISHFRQLHTPTNLLLLSLGVADFLVGLLMSFQILLTDCWFLSDHVCTLFGVLDFIVTSGSVGTMVLISVDRYVAICDPLHYHSKITVRGVAVCTCLCWAGSVLYNGLILKDNFKQPGRYNSCFGECVVLISYSAGAADLILTFIGPVAVIIVLYMRVFAVAVSQARAMRSHIVAVTLQSAHSSTLLAKKSELKAAKTLGIVVVIFLVCICPYYCSSLVDQNSLFSVTTVPLQNWLFYFNSCLNPLIYAFCYPWFMKSVKLIVSFKILQPDSSEARIL; encoded by the exons ATGATGGAGATTGTGGAGGAAACCGAACTCTGCTTCCCACAACTCCTCAACTCATCCTGCAGGAAGCCAAAGCGTTCTTACTCTGAGGCGGTGCTCGTTTACGTCCTGCTGTCCTCCATCGCTCTGCTCACCGCAACTCTCAATCTGCTGGTCATCGTCTCCATCTCCCATTTCAG GCAGCTCCACACTCccaccaacctcctcctcctctccctgggTGTCGCCGACTTCCTTGTGGGCCTCCTCATGTCCTTTCAGATTCTCCTCACAGACTGCTGGTTTCTCAGTGACCACGTGTGCACTCTGTTTGGCGTCTTGGACTTCATCGTTACCTCTGGGTCTGTAGGAACCATGGTGCTCATATCGGTCGACCGCTATGTAGCCATCTGTGACCCTCTGCATTACCACAGCAAAATAACTGTGAGAGGAGTCGCCGTCTGTACCTGCCTTTGTTGGGCGGGTTCTGTTCTGTACAACGGTCTCATTTTGAAGGATAACTTCAAACAGCCAGGCAGGTATAACTCCTGCTTCGGAGAGTGTGTGGTCCTCATTTCCTACAGTGCAGGAGCTGCTGATCTTATTCTCACCTTTATCGGACCGGTCGCTGTCATCATAGTTCTGTACATGAGAGTGTTTGCTGTTGCCGTGTCTCAGGCTCGTGCCATGCGCTCTCACATTGTAGCCGTCACACTCCAGAGCGCTCATTCATCTACTTTGCTTGCAAAGAAGTCGGAGCTGAAAGCAGCCAAGACGCTCGGCATTGTCGTGGTCATTTTCCTGGTGTGCATTTGCCCATATTACTGCTCCTCTCTTGTGGACCAGAACAGCTTGTTCAGTGTGACAACTGTGCCCTTACAGAACTGGCTGTTCTACTTTAACTCTTGTCTGAACCCACTGATCTACGCTTTTTGTTACCCCTGGTTTATGAAATCGGTCAAGCTTATTGTTTCGTTTAAGATCCTTCAGCCGGACTCCAGCGAGGCCAGGATactgtag
- the esd gene encoding S-formylglutathione hydrolase gives MALTQVSSNKCAGGFQKVFEHDSTELKCKMKFAVYLPPQAETDKCPVLYWLSGLTCTEQNVITKAGSQLAAAEHGIIVVAPDTSPRGCNIEGEDESWDFGTGAGFYVDATQDPWKTNYRMYSYVTEELPKLINANFPSDPDRMSISGHSMGGHGALVCALKNPGKYKAVSAFAPICNPMQCPWGQKAFAGYLGSDRSTWEAYDATVLAGAYSGPQLDILIDQGRDDQFLSASQLLPDNLIAVCSEKKIPVVFRLQPGYDHSYFFIYSFMNDHIKHHAKYLNA, from the exons ATGGCTCTGACTCAAGTGTCCTCCAACAAGTGCGCTGGCGGCTTCCAGAAGGTTTTCGAGCACGACAG CACCGAGCTGAAGTGTAAGATGAAGTTCGCAGTCTACCTGCCTCCCCAGGCGGAGACTGACAAATGTCCCGTCCTGTACTGGCTATCCG GCCTGACGTGCACGGAGCAGAACGTTATCACCAAAGCCGGCAGTCAGCTCGCTGCTGCCGAGCACGGCATCATCGTCGTTGCTCCGGACACCAGCCCAC GTGGCTGTAACATCGAGGGCGAGGATGAGAGCTGGGATTTTGGCACCGGTGCTGGTTTCTATGTCGACGCCACCCAGGATCCCTGGAAGACCAACTACCGCATGTACTCCTACGTCACAGAGGAG CTCCCCAAATTGATCAACGCTAACTTCCCAAGCGACCCAGACAGGATGTCCATCTCTGGTCACTCCATGGGCGGCCACGGGGCCCTTGTCTGTGCCCTGAAGAACCCTGGCAAATACAAG GCTGTGTCTGCGTTCGCCCCGATCTGTAACCCGATGCAATGTCCGTGGGGACAGAAAGCCTTCGCAGGATACCTGGGCTCTGACCGGTCCACGTGGGAG GCGTATGATGCCACCGTGTTGGCGGGGGCATACTCCGGTCCTCAGCTCGACATCCTCATCGATCAGGGCCGGGATGACCAGTTCCTGTCCGCCAGCCAGCTGCTGCCCGACAACCTGATCGCCGTCTGCTCCGAGAAGAAAATCCCCGTGGTCTTCAGACTGCAGCCG GGTTACGACCACAGCTACTTCTTCATCTACTCTTTCATGAACGACCACATCAAGCATCATGCCAAGTACCTCAACGCCTGA